The following proteins are encoded in a genomic region of Haemorhous mexicanus isolate bHaeMex1 chromosome 11, bHaeMex1.pri, whole genome shotgun sequence:
- the LOC132332122 gene encoding EF-hand and coiled-coil domain-containing protein 1-like: MEPPEGWDPYGRPARRTQWLVSALAYHYGLDRGVENEIVVLATGLDQYLQEIFHRLDCAGSGRIPGEDFRTLCQVLGLEEAAEPEECAELWDGLSAELTFRQFHARLCGHFSTRAGPRLPLGRESEHIETQIRLRSPRRRRRTDPAGRGAAGSAERRPPGPRSRECYEEIVALEQAEDRMAKLEEENGSLRELVEDMRAALQSSDARCLALQVGLWKSHASHREGGSCFIGRKRPLTQKHAQTKCLQSVLEEMELMRSSRDGQIEEAIRFSQELEKELKSSQEALVSLEDCNRNLKREQAETRRKVEEARHAVLNSLGKVKELEVRAKEVPHLQIHIQQLESQLQHYR; this comes from the exons aTGGAGCCGCCTGAGGGCTGGGACCCCTACGGGCGGCCGGCCCGGCGCACGCAGTGGCTGGTCAGCGCCCTCGCCTACCACTACGGGCTGGACCGCGGCGTGGAGAACGAGATCGTCGTGCTGGCCACCGGCCTGGACCAGTACCTGCAGGAGATCTTCCACCGCTTGGACTGCGCCGGTTCGGGCCGCATCCCCGGCGAGGACTTCCGCACgctgtgccaggtgctggggctggaggaggcggcGGAGCCCGAGGAGTGCGCGGAGCTGTGGGACGGGCTCTCGGCCGAGCTCACCTTCCGCCAGTTCCACGCGCGGCTCTGCGGCCACTTCAGCACccgcgcggggccgcggctgcCGCTGGGCCGGGAGAGCGAGCACATCGAGACCCAGATCCGCCTgcgcagcccccgccgccgccgccgcaccgACCCCGCCGGCCGCGGAGCCGCGGGCAGCGCCGAGCGGCGGCCGCCGGGGCCCCGCTCCCGAGAGTGCTACGAGGAGATCGTGGCGCTGGAGCAGGCCGAGGACCGCATGGccaagctggaggaggagaacgGCAGCCTGCGGGAGCTGGTGGAGGACATGCGCGCCGCCCTGCAGAGCAGCGATGCGCGGTGCCTGGCGCTGCAG GTGGGACTGTGGAAGAGCCATGCCAGCCATAGAGAAGGAGGATCCTGCTTCATAGGGAGGAAGAGACCATTAACACAGAAGCACGCCCAGACCAAGTGCCTCCAAAGTGTCCTGGAGGAAATGGAGCTCATGcggagctccagggatgggcagattGAAGAAGCCATCAGgttcagccaggagctggagaaggagctgaagagCTCTCAGGAAGCTCTGGTCAGCCTGGAAGATTGCAACCGTAACCTGaagagggagcaggcagagacgAGGAGGAAGGTGGAAGAGGCCAGACACGCTGTCCTGAACAGTCTTGGCAAAgtgaaggagctggaagtgaGAGCTAAGGAGGTGCCACATCTGCAAATAcacatccagcagctggaatcACAACTGCAGCACTACAGGTAG